GTCCCAGTCGGCGTCGACCCCCGGCCGTTTGCCGATCAGCCGGGTCGTGGGGTGCCCGATGATGTTCACGCACGGGTGCTCGCAGGCCCGCACCAGCCGCCGGGTCATCGCCTTCCTGTCCAGGTCGAAGTGCGAGTGCAGCGAGGCCACGCACAGGTCGAAGCCGGCCAGGAAGTCGTCCGGCCAGTCCACCCCGCCGTCCGGGTCGATGTTCAGCTCCGTGCCGTGCAGCAGCCGCATCCTGCGGTGCGCGCCGTCCAGCTCCCGCACCCGCTCCCGCTGGGCGAGGATCTTCTCGTCGGTCATGCGCTGCATGTACAGGTTCGGCGCGTGGTCGGTGACCGCGTAGTACGCGTGACCGCGCTCGGCGGCGGCCGCCACCATCTCCTCCAGCGGGGCCAGGCCGTCGGTGAGATCGGTGTGGGTGTGCAGGTCACCGCGGATGTCCTGCTCCGTCACCACCTCGGGCAGCTCACCGTTCAGGGCCGCCTCGATCTCCCCGCGGTCCTCCCGCAGCGCCGGCGCGATCCACGGCAGCCCGAGCCGGGCGTACACCTCCTGCTCGGTCCGCGAGGCCAGCGACTCCCCGCTCTCCGCGTCGAACAGGCCGTACTCGGACAGCTTCAGCCCCTGGTGCACGGCGATGGTGCGGGTACGGATGTTGTGCGCCTTGGAACCGGTGAAGTACTGCATGGCGGCGCCCCACGACTCCGGCGGCACCACCCGCAGGTCGACCTGGAGCCCCCTGCCGGTGCGGATCGACGTCTTCTTCGAACCCCGCGCGATGACCTCCGCGGTGGCCGGCAGCTCGCACAGCGCCGCCATGAACGGCTCCGACCTCTTCGCCGCGACCAGGAGATCCAGATCACCCACGGTCTCCCGCATCCGCCGCAGCGAGCCCGCGTACGCGCAGCGCGTGCACCCGGTCACCCCGGACAGCTCGGCGACGATCTCCTCTGCGGTGTCCAGCGCCAGCGACAGCGGCACCCGGGCGCCCGCCCGCTGCAGCAGTTCGATGCCGTGCCGGATGTTCTCCTGCGTCTTCTCGCCGAAGCCCTTCAGATCGGCCAGCGCGTCCGCCTCGATCGCCGCCGCCAGCTCGTTCACCGACGAGATGTGCAGGTCCTCGTAGAGCCGCAGCGCCTTCTTCGGGCCCAGGGTGGGAATCGTGATCAGCTCCCGCACCCCGGCGGGGATCTTCGCCCGCCGCTCCTCGACCACCGCCATCTTCCCCGTGCGCAGGTACTCGGCCACCTTGTCGGCGATCGACTTCCCCACGTTCGGGATCTCCCTCAGCCCGTCCTCGTCGAGCGTGGAGATGTCGGCCGGATAC
This genomic interval from Streptomyces sp. NBC_00557 contains the following:
- the polX gene encoding DNA polymerase/3'-5' exonuclease PolX, producing the protein MARPNDEVEALLQEYADLIAITGGDAFKARAYEKAARAIGGYPADISTLDEDGLREIPNVGKSIADKVAEYLRTGKMAVVEERRAKIPAGVRELITIPTLGPKKALRLYEDLHISSVNELAAAIEADALADLKGFGEKTQENIRHGIELLQRAGARVPLSLALDTAEEIVAELSGVTGCTRCAYAGSLRRMRETVGDLDLLVAAKRSEPFMAALCELPATAEVIARGSKKTSIRTGRGLQVDLRVVPPESWGAAMQYFTGSKAHNIRTRTIAVHQGLKLSEYGLFDAESGESLASRTEQEVYARLGLPWIAPALREDRGEIEAALNGELPEVVTEQDIRGDLHTHTDLTDGLAPLEEMVAAAAERGHAYYAVTDHAPNLYMQRMTDEKILAQRERVRELDGAHRRMRLLHGTELNIDPDGGVDWPDDFLAGFDLCVASLHSHFDLDRKAMTRRLVRACEHPCVNIIGHPTTRLIGKRPGVDADWDEVFAACARTGTALEVNAQPDRLDLRDEDILRAREHGVRFAVNTDAHSIPHLAQLRYGVGTAQRGWLTKDDVINTWPLTRLRRFLRKGR